Proteins co-encoded in one Pseudophryne corroboree isolate aPseCor3 chromosome 1, aPseCor3.hap2, whole genome shotgun sequence genomic window:
- the FBXL5 gene encoding F-box/LRR-repeat protein 5 encodes MAPFPDEVDVFTGPHWRMKQLVGRYCDKLSKTNFSNNNDFRALLQSLYETFKEFKMHEQIENECIIGLLQQRSRTVYNVHSDNKLSEMLVLFEKGLKNVKDEYEQLNYAQQLKERLEAFTSDFIPHMKEEEEVFQPMLMEYFTYDELKDIKKMVIAQHCTQKDPTELFRGLSLWNEAEELQKLLKYSVDEKAEEETTTQPTTTSISHLPPEVMLNIFSYLNAQELCRCSQVNSKWAQLAKTGSLWKHLYPVLWARGNWYNGAAAHLDTEPDEDWISSRKDESRAYHEWDEDADIDESEKTEEDYSASISVAQQEKEIIHGLIHNILPYVGHSVKTLVLAYSSVTSSKMVRQILEFCPNLEHLDLMQTDISDSAFDGCYFGNCQNLRHVDLSGCDKITDLTLERLSIALGVLPSHRKGLLKCCRNTKNAKLWGSKDITNRMRTNNVQCIGSQCGLFSESFWTNPNSFDGYTYSPIWILDSENLADIEDAADWKFKNADGLCVLEMASNMNGFSNECCSRKPVPGIRTNVSWQKRFQSDAYTYCGHSFCSAGAKLRTIQALPEPSAQCKGGNRTTQSEVRDSSTGSAKSEPCAARVLQFLSLSGCHQITDRGLRALTLGGGLPYLEHLNLSGCLIVTGPGLQDLVSACPSLNDEHFYYCDNINGPHADTASGCQNLQCGFRACCRSGE; translated from the exons CTTTCCAAGACCAATTTTTCCAACAACAATGACTTCCGTGCACTGCTGCAATCTCTGTATGAGACATTCAAGGAGTTCAAGATGCATGAGCAGATTGAGAATGAGTGCATCATTGGCCTGTTGCAGCAACGCAGCCGCACCGTGTACAATGTACACTCCGACAACAAGTTGTCTGAGATGCTGGTCCTGTTTGAGAAAGGACTGAAGAATGTAAAG GATGAATATGAGCAGCTGAACTATGCCCAGCAGCTGAAGGAGAGGTTAGAGGCTTTCACCAGTGACTTCATTCCTCATatgaaggaagaggaggag GTTTTCCAGCCCATGTTGATGGAATACTTCACTTATGATGAGCTGAAGGACATTAAAAAGATGGTTATTGCCCAGCACTGCACTCAGAAAGACCCCACAGAACTTTTCAGAGGCCTAAGTCTCTGGAACGAGGCTGAAGAGCTTCAGAAGTTGCTCAAGTATTCAGTAGATGAAAAGGCAGAGGAAG AAACCACCACTCAGCCGACCACTACATCCATTTCCCATCTTCCTCCGGAGGTAATGCTGAACATTTTTAGTTACCTTAATGCACAGGAGCTTTGTCGCTGTAGTCAAGTAAACAGTAAATGGGCACAGCTGGCAAAGACTGGATCCCTGTGGAAGCATCTTTACCCTGTGCTGTGGGCCAGAG GGAACTGGTACAATGGAGCGGCTGCGCACCTGGACACAGAGCCAGATGAGGACTGGATCTCCAGTAGGAAGGACGAAAGCCGGGCATATCATGAGTGGGATGAAGATGCAGATATTGATGAGTCTG AGAAAACAGAGGAGGATTATTCTGCCTCTATAAGCGTGGCACAGCAAGAAAAAGAAATAATACACGGATTAATTCATAATATTCTGCCCTATGTCGGACATTCAGTGAAAACACTTGTTCTTGCATACAGCTCGGTAACGAGCAGCAAAATG GTTCGACAAATACTTGAGTTTTGTCCCAACCTGGAACATCTGGATCTTATGCAGACAGATATATCTGATTCTGCATTCGATGG ATGTTATTTTGGTAATTGCCAAAATCTTCGTCATGTTGACTTGTCAGGATGTGACAAAATTACAGACTTAACCTTGGAAAGACTGTCCATTGCACTTGGTGTGCTGCCATCACACAGAAAAGGGTTGCTTAAATGTTGCAGGAACACCAAAAATGCTAAATTGTGGGGGAGCAAAGACATTACTAACAGAATGCGGACTAACAATGTGCAGTGCATCGGTAGCCAATGTGGGCTGTTTTCTGAATCATTCTGGACCAATCCAAACTCATTTGATGGTTATACCTATTCGCCCATCTGGATTCTAGATTCTGAGAATCTGGCTGACATTGAAGATGCAGCAGATTGGAAATTCAAAAATGCTGATGGACTTTGTGTATTGGAGATGGCCTCCAATATGAATGGTTTTAGTAATGAATGCTGCAGTAGGAAGCCAGTGCCTGGAATAAGGACTAATGTCAGCTGGCAAAAGCGATTTCAGTCTGATGCTTATACATATTGTGGCCATTCATTTTGTTCTGCTGGAGCTAAACTAAGGACTATACAAGCACTCCCAGAGCCCTCTGCACAGTGCAAGGGTGGAAACAGGACTACTCAATCAGAGGTCAGAGACTCTTCCACTGGGAGTGCAAAGTCTGAGCCTTGTGCTGCACGCGTTTTACAGTTTCTCAGTCTTTCCGGGTGTCATCAGATAACAGATCGTGGTCTCAG GGCGTTGACGTTAGGCGGAGGATTACCTTACCTGGAACACCTAAATCTCTCTGGATGTCTCATTGTAACTGGACCAGGTTTACAGGATCTGGTGTCGGCTTGTCCTTCTCTTAATGATGAGCACTTCTACTACTGTGACAACATTAATG